Proteins from a genomic interval of Streptococcus oralis:
- a CDS encoding DUF2974 domain-containing protein translates to MANIFDYLNDVAYDSFYDLPVNELDVLALTELTYLAFDNVITQEPKRLIDLAPQIPRDTTMLTNKNRLQLLDQLSQHKRFKNCKLSDFINDIDPELQKQFAAMTYRISLDTYLLVFRGTDDSIIGWKEDFHMTYMKEIPAQKHALQYLENFFAQHPNQKVILAGHSKGGNLAVYAASQLDPNLQKNIVAVYTFDAPGLHKELTETPGYQNMMKRTKVFVPQGSIIGMMLEIPDKKIVVRSTALGGLAQHDTFSWQIEDKHFVQLDETNSDSQQVDTTFKEWVETVPDEELQLYFDLFFGIILDAGISSINDLSSFNAIEHIHQLFVQAQSLTPEERETMGRLTQLLIDTRYQAWKNRQSTKKTF, encoded by the coding sequence ATGGCCAATATTTTTGACTACCTCAATGATGTAGCATACGATTCCTTTTATGACCTCCCCGTGAATGAGTTAGATGTTCTTGCCTTGACTGAATTAACCTATCTTGCTTTTGATAATGTAATCACCCAAGAACCAAAGCGTCTCATAGATCTAGCACCTCAAATTCCTAGAGACACGACGATGTTGACCAATAAAAACCGTCTCCAGTTGTTGGATCAACTCTCTCAACACAAACGCTTTAAAAATTGCAAGCTCTCAGACTTTATCAACGATATCGATCCTGAATTGCAAAAACAGTTTGCGGCTATGACTTATCGTATCAGTCTCGATACCTATTTGCTTGTTTTTCGTGGGACGGATGATAGTATCATCGGTTGGAAAGAAGATTTCCATATGACCTATATGAAGGAAATCCCAGCTCAAAAACATGCCCTCCAATATTTAGAGAACTTTTTTGCTCAACATCCTAACCAAAAGGTTATCCTAGCAGGACACTCAAAAGGGGGCAATCTAGCTGTCTATGCTGCCAGTCAACTTGATCCAAACTTGCAGAAAAACATTGTCGCTGTCTACACTTTTGATGCCCCTGGACTTCACAAGGAACTAACCGAAACACCTGGCTATCAAAATATGATGAAAAGAACGAAAGTATTTGTCCCACAAGGGTCTATCATCGGGATGATGCTGGAAATTCCGGATAAAAAAATCGTCGTTCGAAGCACCGCCTTAGGTGGCCTTGCCCAGCACGACACCTTTAGTTGGCAGATTGAAGACAAACACTTTGTCCAACTAGACGAGACCAATAGTGATAGTCAGCAAGTCGATACAACCTTCAAGGAATGGGTTGAAACAGTTCCTGACGAAGAACTGCAGCTCTACTTTGACCTCTTTTTTGGAATCATTCTCGATGCGGGCATCTCCTCTATCAACGATCTTTCTTCCTTCAATGCCATTGAACACATTCATCAACTCTTTGTACAAGCTCAATCCCTCACTCCCGAAGAAAGAGAAACCATGGGGCGCTTAACCCAACTCTTGATTGACACCCGCTATCAAGCTTGGAAAAATCGTCAAAGCACGAAAAAGACTTTTTGA
- a CDS encoding MBL fold metallo-hydrolase yields the protein MKIHKTVNPIAYENTYYLEGDQHLIVVDPGSHWEAIRKTIEKINKPVCAILLTHTHYDHIMSLDLVRETFGNPPVYVAESEASWLYTPVDNLSGLPRHDDMADVVAKPAEHTFVFHEEYQLEEFRFTVLPTPGHSIGGVSLVFPDAHLVLTGDALFRETIGRTDLPTGSTEQLLHSIQTQLFTLPNYDVYPGHGPATTIAHEKTFNPFF from the coding sequence ATGAAAATCCATAAAACCGTAAATCCCATTGCCTATGAAAACACTTATTATCTGGAAGGGGACCAACACCTGATTGTGGTTGACCCAGGTAGCCATTGGGAAGCTATTCGCAAGACTATTGAGAAAATCAACAAACCCGTCTGTGCGATTCTCCTGACCCACACCCACTACGACCATATTATGAGTCTGGACTTGGTTCGTGAAACTTTTGGAAATCCTCCAGTTTATGTAGCAGAGAGCGAAGCTAGCTGGCTTTACACTCCAGTCGATAATCTCTCTGGTCTCCCTCGTCATGATGATATGGCAGATGTGGTCGCAAAACCAGCAGAGCACACCTTTGTCTTTCATGAGGAATACCAGCTTGAGGAATTTCGTTTTACAGTTTTACCGACCCCAGGCCACTCTATTGGCGGTGTTTCTCTGGTCTTTCCTGATGCTCATCTAGTCTTGACGGGAGATGCTCTATTCCGAGAAACCATCGGACGGACCGATCTTCCTACCGGTAGCACGGAACAACTCCTCCATAGCATTCAGACGCAACTCTTTACTCTTCCTAACTACGATGTCTATCCTGGGCATGGTCCAGCTACGACTATCGCTCACGAAAAGACTTTTAATCCCTTTTTCTAG
- a CDS encoding M13 family metallopeptidase: MTRYQDDFYDAINGEWEKTAVIPADKSRAGGFIDLDEEIEELMLATTDKWLAGEDVPEDAILANFVKHHRMVRDFDKREADGIKPVLPLLKEYQDLESFADFTSKLAEFELAGKPNFLPFGVSPDFMDARTNVLWASAPGTILPDTTYYAEDHPQREELLTLWKESTANLLKAYDFSDEEIEDLLEKRLELDRRVAAVVLSNEESSEYAKLYHPYAYEDFKKFAPALPLDDFFQAVLGQVPDKVIVDEERFWQAADQFYSEEAWPLLKATLILGVVNLSTSYLTDEIRVLSGAYGRALSGVPEAQDKVKAAYHLAQGPFKQALGLWYAHEKFSPEAKADVEKKVATMIDVYKERLAKNDWLTPETRDKAIVKLNVIKPYIGYPEELPERYKDKVVDETASLFENALAFARVEIKHSWSKWNQPVDYKEWGMPAHMVNAYYNPQKNLIVFPAAILQAPFYDLHQSSSANYGGIGAVIAHEISHAFDTNGASFDENGSLKDWWTESDYAAFKEKTQKVIDQFDGQESYGARINGKLTVSENVADLGGIAAALEAAKREPDFSAEEFFHNFARIWRMKGRPELMKLMASVDVHAPAKLRVNVQVPNFDDFFTTYDVKEGDGMWRSPEDRVIIW; this comes from the coding sequence ATGACACGTTATCAAGACGATTTTTATGATGCGATTAATGGCGAATGGGAAAAAACAGCTGTCATTCCAGCTGACAAATCTCGAGCAGGCGGTTTTATTGACCTTGACGAGGAAATTGAAGAGTTAATGCTGGCAACAACGGACAAGTGGTTGGCAGGAGAGGATGTCCCAGAGGATGCTATCCTCGCAAACTTTGTTAAGCACCATCGCATGGTACGCGATTTTGACAAGAGAGAAGCAGATGGGATCAAGCCCGTCCTTCCTCTGCTCAAGGAATACCAAGACTTGGAGAGTTTTGCAGATTTCACTAGCAAATTAGCCGAGTTTGAACTAGCTGGTAAACCAAACTTCCTTCCCTTTGGAGTATCACCTGACTTTATGGATGCCAGAACCAATGTTCTATGGGCTAGTGCACCAGGAACAATCTTGCCAGATACAACCTACTATGCTGAAGACCATCCTCAACGTGAGGAACTCTTGACGCTTTGGAAGGAAAGTACTGCGAATCTTCTCAAAGCCTACGATTTCTCAGATGAGGAAATCGAAGACTTACTAGAGAAGAGATTGGAATTGGACCGTCGAGTTGCAGCTGTGGTGCTTTCTAACGAAGAAAGTTCAGAATATGCCAAACTCTATCATCCATACGCTTATGAAGATTTCAAAAAGTTTGCCCCTGCCCTACCTCTAGATGACTTCTTCCAAGCCGTTCTTGGACAAGTGCCTGACAAGGTTATCGTAGACGAGGAACGTTTCTGGCAAGCAGCAGACCAATTCTATAGTGAAGAAGCGTGGCCTCTACTTAAAGCAACATTGATTTTGGGCGTTGTCAATCTCTCAACAAGCTATCTCACAGACGAGATTCGTGTCTTGTCAGGTGCTTATGGTCGTGCTCTTTCAGGTGTTCCAGAAGCTCAGGACAAGGTCAAGGCAGCTTATCACTTGGCTCAAGGTCCTTTCAAGCAAGCCCTTGGTCTCTGGTACGCGCATGAAAAATTCTCTCCAGAAGCTAAGGCAGACGTAGAGAAAAAAGTAGCGACTATGATTGATGTTTATAAGGAACGCTTGGCTAAGAACGACTGGCTCACGCCTGAAACGCGAGACAAGGCCATTGTCAAACTCAATGTCATCAAGCCTTATATCGGTTATCCAGAGGAATTGCCAGAACGCTACAAGGACAAGGTAGTGGACGAAACTGCTAGTCTCTTTGAGAATGCCCTAGCTTTTGCGCGTGTGGAAATCAAGCACAGCTGGAGCAAGTGGAACCAACCGGTTGACTACAAGGAGTGGGGCATGCCTGCTCACATGGTTAATGCCTACTACAATCCTCAGAAGAACTTGATTGTCTTCCCAGCTGCCATTTTACAGGCTCCATTCTATGATTTGCATCAGTCGTCTTCAGCTAACTACGGTGGTATTGGTGCTGTTATTGCCCATGAAATCTCTCATGCCTTTGACACAAATGGTGCGTCCTTTGATGAAAATGGTAGCCTCAAGGATTGGTGGACAGAGAGTGACTATGCTGCCTTTAAAGAAAAAACGCAGAAAGTTATCGACCAGTTTGATGGGCAAGAATCTTACGGTGCAAGAATCAACGGAAAACTAACCGTGTCTGAAAACGTTGCTGACTTGGGAGGAATTGCTGCAGCCCTTGAAGCTGCTAAGAGAGAACCAGACTTCTCAGCTGAAGAATTTTTCCACAACTTTGCTCGTATCTGGCGTATGAAAGGCCGTCCTGAGTTGATGAAACTCATGGCCAGTGTCGATGTGCACGCGCCTGCCAAACTCCGTGTTAATGTCCAAGTACCAAACTTCGATGACTTCTTTACAACATACGATGTCAAAGAAGGCGATGGTATGTGGCGTTCACCAGAGGACCGTGTGATTATTTGGTAA
- a CDS encoding metal ABC transporter ATP-binding protein → MIRIEHLSVSYKETLALKDISLVLHGPTITGIIGPNGAGKSTLLKSMLGIIPHEGQAFLDDKEFKKSLHRVAYVEQKIHIDYNFPIKVKECVSLGLYPSIPLFHTLKSSHWKKVADALKIVGLSDYADRQISQLSGGQFQRVLIARCLVQEADYIFLDEPFAGIDSISEEIIMNTLRDLKKAGKTVLIVHHDLSKVPHYFDQVLLLNRELIDLGPTEETFTEANLKKAYGSKLFFNGGDL, encoded by the coding sequence ATGATACGTATTGAACACCTCAGTGTCTCCTACAAAGAAACGTTGGCACTAAAGGATATTTCACTAGTGCTCCACGGACCAACTATTACCGGAATTATTGGTCCAAACGGTGCTGGAAAATCAACTTTACTAAAAAGTATGTTGGGAATTATCCCACATGAAGGTCAGGCCTTTCTCGATGACAAAGAATTCAAGAAATCTTTACATCGAGTTGCCTATGTCGAGCAAAAAATCCATATCGACTACAATTTCCCTATCAAGGTCAAGGAATGCGTCTCTCTGGGACTCTATCCATCCATCCCGCTCTTCCACACTTTAAAGTCCAGCCACTGGAAAAAAGTGGCAGATGCACTTAAAATCGTTGGGCTCTCAGACTATGCTGATCGCCAAATCAGCCAGCTCTCAGGAGGACAATTCCAACGTGTTTTGATTGCCCGTTGCTTAGTGCAGGAAGCTGACTACATCTTTTTAGATGAGCCTTTTGCCGGGATTGACTCGATCAGTGAAGAGATTATCATGAATACGCTGAGAGACCTTAAAAAAGCTGGTAAAACAGTTCTCATCGTCCATCATGACCTCAGTAAAGTCCCCCATTATTTCGACCAAGTTTTGCTTCTCAATCGAGAATTAATAGACCTTGGTCCGACCGAAGAAACCTTTACCGAGGCCAATCTCAAAAAGGCCTACGGTAGCAAACTCTTTTTCAATGGAGGTGACCTATGA
- a CDS encoding metal ABC transporter permease has translation MIAEFIDGLQHFHFLQNALITAIVIGVVAGAVGCFIILRGMSLMGDAISHAVLPGVALSFILGIDFFIGAIIFGLMASIIITYIKGNSIIKSDTAIGITFSSFLALGVILISVAKSSTDLFHILFGNILAVQDTDMWITIGVGAVILLIIGIFFKQLLITSFDELLAKAMGMPVNFYHYLLMVLLTLVSVTAMQSVGTILIVAMLITPAATAYLYANSLKSMIFLSSSLGALASVVGLFIGYSFNLAAGSSIVLTSASFFLISFFISPKQRYLKLKNKKIIK, from the coding sequence ATGATAGCAGAATTTATCGATGGATTACAACATTTCCATTTCCTACAAAACGCCTTGATAACAGCTATAGTCATCGGAGTTGTTGCTGGAGCTGTGGGATGTTTTATCATCCTACGTGGGATGTCTCTCATGGGAGATGCCATCTCTCACGCAGTTTTGCCTGGCGTAGCCCTTTCCTTTATCCTGGGAATTGATTTCTTTATTGGAGCGATCATCTTTGGTTTGATGGCTTCCATCATCATTACCTACATCAAGGGAAACTCTATCATCAAGAGTGACACTGCCATTGGTATTACCTTTTCATCTTTCTTAGCCTTAGGTGTCATCTTGATTAGTGTTGCCAAGAGTTCAACAGACCTCTTCCATATCCTTTTTGGGAATATCCTCGCTGTCCAAGATACGGACATGTGGATTACCATTGGTGTGGGCGCAGTCATTCTCTTGATTATCGGGATTTTCTTTAAACAACTATTGATTACATCCTTTGACGAGCTCCTGGCTAAGGCCATGGGAATGCCCGTTAATTTCTACCACTATCTGCTCATGGTGCTCTTGACCCTTGTGTCTGTCACCGCAATGCAAAGTGTTGGAACCATTCTTATCGTGGCCATGCTAATCACTCCAGCCGCGACGGCTTATCTCTATGCTAATAGCCTAAAGAGCATGATTTTTCTTTCATCAAGTCTTGGAGCTCTGGCTTCTGTTGTAGGACTCTTTATCGGCTATAGTTTCAATCTCGCAGCAGGATCTAGCATCGTGCTCACATCCGCCAGCTTCTTTCTAATCAGTTTCTTTATCTCTCCTAAGCAACGATACTTGAAACTGAAAAACAAAAAAATCATTAAATAA
- a CDS encoding metal ABC transporter substrate-binding protein, which produces MKKLGTLLVLFLSVIALVACASGKKDVASGQKLKVVATNSIIADITKNIAGDKIDLHSIVPVGQDPHEYEPLPEDVKKTSQADLIFYNGINLETGGNAWFTKLVENAKKTENKDYFAVSEGVDVIYLEGQNEKGKEDPHAWLNLENGMIYAKNIAKQLIAKDPNNKEFYEKNLKDYTEKLDKLDKEAKEKFNNIPAEKKLIVTSEGCFKYFSKAYGVPSAYIWEINTEEEGTPEQIKTLVEKLRQTKVPSLFVESSVDDRPMKTVSQDTNIPIYAQIFTDSIAEEGKEGDSYYSMMKYNLDKIAEGLSK; this is translated from the coding sequence ATGAAAAAATTAGGTACATTGCTTGTACTCTTTCTTTCCGTCATTGCACTTGTCGCATGTGCTAGCGGAAAAAAAGATGTAGCTTCTGGTCAAAAACTAAAAGTTGTTGCTACAAACTCAATCATCGCTGATATTACCAAGAATATCGCTGGTGACAAGATTGATCTTCACAGTATCGTTCCTGTTGGTCAAGACCCACACGAATACGAACCACTTCCTGAAGACGTTAAGAAAACTTCTCAAGCTGACTTGATTTTCTATAACGGTATCAACCTTGAAACAGGTGGCAATGCTTGGTTTACCAAATTGGTCGAAAATGCCAAGAAAACTGAAAACAAAGACTACTTTGCAGTTAGCGAAGGCGTTGATGTTATCTACCTTGAAGGTCAAAACGAGAAAGGCAAAGAAGACCCACACGCTTGGCTCAACCTCGAAAATGGGATGATTTATGCTAAAAATATCGCTAAACAGCTGATTGCAAAAGATCCTAACAACAAGGAATTTTACGAAAAAAATCTCAAAGACTATACTGAAAAACTAGATAAACTAGACAAGGAAGCCAAAGAGAAATTTAACAATATCCCTGCTGAGAAGAAACTCATCGTAACCAGCGAAGGATGCTTCAAATACTTCTCTAAAGCCTACGGTGTCCCAAGTGCCTACATCTGGGAAATCAACACAGAAGAAGAAGGAACACCGGAACAAATCAAGACCTTGGTTGAAAAACTTCGCCAAACAAAAGTTCCATCACTCTTTGTTGAATCAAGTGTCGATGACCGTCCAATGAAGACTGTTTCACAAGACACAAATATCCCAATCTACGCACAAATCTTTACTGACTCAATCGCTGAAGAAGGTAAAGAAGGCGACAGCTACTACAGCATGATGAAATACAACCTTGACAAGATTGCTGAAGGTTTGTCTAAGTAA
- the tpx gene encoding thiol peroxidase: MTTFLGNPVTFTGKQLQVGDKALDFSLTTTDLSKKTLADFDGKKKVLSVVPSIDTGICSTQTRRFNQELANLDNTVVLTVSMDLPFAQGRWCGAEGLDNAIMLSDYFDHSFGRDYALLINEWHLLARAVFVLDTDNVIRYVEYVDNINTEPDFEAAIAAVKELD, encoded by the coding sequence ATGACCACTTTTCTCGGAAATCCTGTAACCTTTACAGGTAAACAACTGCAAGTCGGAGACAAGGCACTTGACTTTTCTCTCACTACAACCGATCTCTCTAAAAAAACACTAGCTGACTTTGATGGAAAGAAAAAAGTTTTGAGTGTTGTCCCTTCTATCGATACTGGTATCTGCTCAACGCAAACACGTCGATTCAACCAAGAACTTGCCAACCTTGATAATACCGTCGTTCTTACCGTTTCTATGGACCTACCATTTGCACAAGGACGCTGGTGTGGAGCTGAAGGCCTTGACAATGCCATCATGCTTTCAGACTACTTTGACCATTCTTTCGGGCGCGATTATGCCCTCTTGATCAACGAATGGCATCTCCTTGCACGTGCTGTCTTTGTTCTCGACACTGATAATGTCATCCGTTACGTAGAATACGTTGATAACATCAACACGGAACCAGACTTTGAAGCTGCCATTGCTGCAGTGAAAGAACTGGACTAA
- a CDS encoding metal-dependent transcriptional regulator, protein MTPNKEDYLKCIYEIGTEMQKITNKEIAARMQVSPPAVTEMIKRMKSENLILKDKENGYLLTDIGLKLVSELYRKHRLIEVFLVHHLDYTSDQIHEEAEVLEHTVSDLFVERLDKLLGFPKNCPHGGTIPAKGELLVEINNLPLAETKEAGTYLLTRVHDSFDLLKYLEKYEIHIGDQLQVKQFDGFSNSFTLVNKGEDLQVSIDIAKQLYVEKIN, encoded by the coding sequence ATGACGCCAAACAAAGAAGATTATCTAAAATGTATTTATGAAATCGGTACGGAGATGCAAAAAATTACCAATAAAGAAATTGCTGCCCGTATGCAAGTCTCTCCACCTGCCGTAACAGAGATGATCAAACGCATGAAAAGTGAAAATCTCATCCTCAAGGATAAGGAGAACGGCTATCTATTGACAGATATTGGCCTCAAACTGGTCTCAGAACTCTATCGCAAACACCGGTTGATTGAAGTCTTTCTAGTTCACCATCTCGACTATACCAGTGACCAGATCCACGAAGAAGCTGAGGTCCTAGAGCACACTGTATCCGATCTCTTCGTAGAGAGACTGGATAAACTGCTGGGCTTCCCTAAAAACTGCCCCCACGGAGGAACCATCCCAGCCAAGGGAGAGCTCTTGGTCGAAATCAACAACTTACCACTAGCAGAGACCAAAGAAGCCGGTACCTACCTCCTGACTCGGGTTCACGATAGCTTTGATCTGCTCAAATACTTAGAAAAGTATGAGATTCATATTGGTGACCAACTCCAAGTTAAGCAGTTTGATGGCTTTTCCAATAGCTTTACTCTAGTCAACAAGGGTGAAGATCTCCAAGTTAGCATCGATATCGCCAAACAACTCTATGTCGAAAAAATCAACTAA
- the dtd gene encoding D-aminoacyl-tRNA deacylase, with protein MKIIIQRVKKAQVSIEGQVQGKINQGLLLLVGVGPEDQEEDLDYAVRKLVNMRIFSDAEGKMNLSVTDIKGEILSISQFTLFADTKKGNRPAFTGAAKPDMAASFYEHFNQKLAQEVPVQTGIFGADMQVELVNDGPVTIILDTKNR; from the coding sequence ATGAAAATCATTATCCAACGGGTTAAAAAAGCCCAAGTGAGTATTGAAGGTCAAGTTCAGGGAAAAATCAATCAGGGACTCTTATTGCTGGTTGGTGTTGGACCAGAGGACCAAGAGGAAGATTTGGACTATGCTGTGAGAAAGCTCGTCAACATGCGAATTTTTTCAGACGCGGAAGGCAAGATGAACCTGTCCGTCACGGATATCAAGGGGGAAATCCTCTCTATTTCTCAGTTTACTCTCTTTGCGGACACTAAGAAGGGCAATCGTCCCGCCTTTACAGGTGCAGCCAAGCCAGATATGGCAGCCTCCTTTTATGAGCATTTCAATCAAAAGCTAGCACAAGAAGTGCCCGTTCAGACAGGTATCTTTGGAGCGGATATGCAGGTTGAGCTGGTCAATGACGGACCAGTTACCATTATCCTTGATACTAAAAATAGATAA
- a CDS encoding RelA/SpoT family protein — protein sequence MPKEVNLTGDQVVALTREYLTKEDVAFVQKALIYAVDCHSGQFRKSGEPYIIHPIQVAGILAKLKLDAVTVACGFLHDVVEDTDATLDDLEREFGHDVRIIVDGVTKLGKVEYKSLEEQLAENHRKMLMAMSEDIRVILVKLSDRLHNMRTLKHLRKDKQERISRETMEIYAPLAHRLGISSVKWELEDLSFRYLNPTEFYKITHMMKEKRREREALVDEVVTKLEDYATERNLKGKIYGRPKHIYSIYRKMQDKKKRFEEIYDLIAIRCILDTQSDVYAMLGYVHELWKPMPGRFKDYIANRKANGYQSIHTTVYGPKGPIEFQIRTKEMHEVAEYGVAAHWAYKKGIKGKVNSKESAIGMNWIKEMMELQDQADDAKEFVDSVKENYLAEEIYVFTPNGAVRSLPKDSGPIDFAYEIHTKVGEKATGAKVNGRMVPLTTKLKTGDQVEIITNPNSFGPSRDWLNMVKTSKARNKIRQFFKNQDKELSVNKGREMLMAQFQENGYVVNKFMDKRHMDEVLQKTSYKTEEALYAAIGFGEIGAITVFNRLTEKERREEERAKAKAEAEELVKGGEVRVENKETLKVKHEGGVVIEGASGLLVRIAKCCNPVPGDDIVGYITKGRGVAIHRVDCMNLRAQENYEQRLLDVEWEDQFSSKEYTAHIDIYGLNRTGLLNDVLQVLSNTTKNISTVNAQPTKDMKFANIHVSFGISNLSTLTTVVDKIKSVPEVYSVKRTNG from the coding sequence ATGCCGAAAGAAGTGAATTTGACGGGCGATCAGGTAGTCGCTTTAACGAGAGAATATTTAACAAAGGAAGACGTTGCTTTTGTACAAAAAGCTTTGATTTATGCGGTAGATTGTCATAGTGGGCAGTTTCGGAAATCAGGTGAACCCTATATTATCCATCCCATTCAGGTAGCAGGAATTTTGGCTAAGCTTAAGCTGGATGCCGTAACCGTTGCCTGCGGTTTTTTGCATGACGTTGTTGAAGACACAGATGCGACACTGGATGATCTGGAGAGAGAGTTCGGTCATGATGTTCGGATTATCGTTGATGGGGTGACCAAGCTTGGTAAGGTTGAGTACAAATCACTCGAGGAACAATTAGCTGAAAATCACCGCAAGATGCTTATGGCCATGTCTGAGGATATCCGTGTTATCTTGGTTAAATTATCGGACCGTTTGCACAATATGCGGACTCTCAAACACCTACGAAAGGACAAGCAAGAACGGATCTCCAGAGAAACCATGGAAATTTACGCACCACTTGCTCATCGTCTAGGGATTTCCAGTGTCAAGTGGGAGTTGGAAGATCTATCCTTCCGTTACCTCAATCCAACTGAGTTTTACAAGATCACCCACATGATGAAGGAAAAACGTAGAGAGCGAGAGGCTTTGGTCGATGAAGTCGTAACCAAGTTGGAGGACTATGCTACCGAACGCAATCTCAAAGGGAAAATCTATGGTCGTCCTAAGCATATCTATTCGATCTATCGCAAGATGCAGGATAAGAAGAAACGCTTTGAGGAGATTTATGACCTGATTGCCATTCGCTGTATCTTAGATACCCAGAGTGATGTCTATGCCATGTTGGGTTATGTGCATGAACTTTGGAAACCCATGCCAGGCCGCTTCAAAGACTATATCGCCAATCGTAAGGCCAATGGTTACCAGTCCATCCATACAACCGTTTATGGGCCAAAAGGGCCGATTGAATTCCAGATTCGGACCAAGGAAATGCACGAAGTGGCTGAGTACGGGGTAGCAGCTCACTGGGCCTATAAGAAAGGCATTAAAGGGAAGGTCAACAGCAAGGAGTCTGCTATTGGGATGAACTGGATCAAGGAGATGATGGAGCTCCAAGACCAGGCTGATGATGCCAAGGAATTTGTGGACTCTGTTAAAGAAAACTATCTGGCGGAGGAGATTTACGTTTTTACCCCAAATGGTGCAGTTCGCTCCCTTCCAAAAGATTCAGGACCGATTGACTTTGCCTATGAAATCCATACCAAAGTCGGTGAAAAAGCGACTGGTGCCAAGGTCAATGGCCGTATGGTTCCACTGACAACCAAGCTCAAGACAGGGGATCAGGTTGAAATTATCACCAACCCCAACTCCTTTGGACCGAGTCGTGACTGGCTCAACATGGTCAAGACCAGTAAGGCGCGCAACAAGATTCGCCAGTTCTTTAAAAATCAAGACAAGGAATTATCCGTTAACAAGGGCCGTGAGATGTTGATGGCCCAGTTCCAAGAAAACGGTTATGTGGTCAATAAATTCATGGACAAGCGTCACATGGACGAGGTCCTTCAAAAGACCAGCTACAAGACAGAGGAAGCTCTCTATGCAGCCATTGGTTTTGGAGAAATTGGCGCTATTACCGTCTTTAACCGTTTGACCGAAAAGGAACGCCGTGAGGAAGAGCGTGCCAAGGCCAAGGCGGAGGCAGAAGAACTTGTCAAAGGTGGCGAAGTTAGGGTTGAAAATAAAGAAACCCTCAAGGTCAAGCATGAGGGTGGTGTGGTCATTGAAGGGGCCTCAGGTCTCTTAGTGCGGATTGCTAAGTGTTGCAATCCAGTTCCGGGTGACGACATTGTTGGCTACATTACCAAAGGTCGTGGTGTAGCTATTCACCGTGTGGACTGTATGAATCTCCGCGCTCAAGAAAACTACGAGCAACGTCTCCTTGATGTGGAGTGGGAAGATCAATTCTCAAGCAAGGAATACACTGCCCACATCGATATCTATGGTCTCAATCGTACAGGGCTCTTAAATGATGTTCTGCAAGTTCTCTCCAATACGACCAAGAATATCTCAACCGTTAATGCTCAGCCAACTAAGGATATGAAATTTGCTAATATCCATGTCTCCTTTGGTATTTCCAACCTCTCTACACTGACCACAGTCGTGGACAAGATTAAGAGTGTGCCAGAGGTTTACTCCGTCAAACGGACTAACGGCTAA